A region from the Rhinoderma darwinii isolate aRhiDar2 unplaced genomic scaffold, aRhiDar2.hap1 Scaffold_706, whole genome shotgun sequence genome encodes:
- the LOC142729048 gene encoding histone H3-like centromeric protein A: MEIRKYQKSTNLLIQKTPFFRLVREICLKYSRGVFYYWQSSALMALQESAEDFLVSLFEDSYLFSHQANRGTLFVKDMQLARRIRGIPYEL; this comes from the exons ATGGAAATAAGAAAGTACCAAAAATCAACCAATCTGCTCATTCAGAAAACCCCGTTTTTCCGCCTG GTGAGAGAGATCTGCCTGAAGTATTCCCGCGGCGTGTTTTACTACTGGCAAAGCTCCGCACTTATGGCGCTACAAGAG tcagctgaggacttcctcgtgagtctctttgaagattcttacctcttcagtcaccaggccaataggggcactctctttgtgaaggacatgcagctcgcacggagaatccgaggcatcccgtatgaactgtga